A genomic stretch from Chitinophaga agri includes:
- a CDS encoding SelT/SelW/SelH family protein translates to MKPTVTIEYCPKCGWMMRAAWMAQELLTTFADDIYSVTLQPSETNGSYIIYVDGIAVINRKELGHFPDIKEVKQTVRDKVAPEKSLGHSDRK, encoded by the coding sequence ATGAAACCTACAGTAACAATAGAGTATTGCCCTAAATGTGGATGGATGATGCGTGCGGCCTGGATGGCCCAGGAACTGCTGACCACATTTGCAGACGATATTTATAGTGTGACCCTGCAGCCGAGTGAAACCAATGGCAGCTATATTATTTATGTCGATGGTATCGCAGTGATCAATCGTAAGGAACTGGGACATTTCCCTGACATCAAGGAAGTTAAGCAAACAGTCAGGGATAAAGTTGCTCCGGAAAAGAGCCTCGGGCATAGTGACCGTAAATAG
- a CDS encoding outer membrane beta-barrel protein, with the protein MKKSAALFCALCAIASSQVTQAQDVKSPSMSRFYVKIAGGYYFSVFPGQFPKVGSYEPHDERLVFNPATGASVTVSEKVLTGSYGAGGRGRLSFGWNINQYIAVEGTFNYYRSKKNLMTREETTVINTSTTVGKVESHGYVDAIDFAPGVVMSPGLKKVNPYVRFGLVVPLWGRLNIETDASRSGTAAVGGQTVRTQLNVHRNEKVKPNVTLGFQGALGVAFPVANKLDIIVEAEYRNIPVRSKEKEVTVYDETVALINPANGAVISTQHRGVDDLSTAERHTKYVTTLDQSSNTPVGQQGAEVSYKDDSKPANELKSYINIGGLGGNVGLRWRF; encoded by the coding sequence ATGAAAAAAAGTGCAGCCCTATTCTGCGCGCTTTGCGCTATTGCTTCCTCACAAGTAACCCAGGCTCAGGATGTTAAGTCTCCATCTATGTCAAGGTTCTATGTAAAAATCGCAGGTGGTTATTATTTTAGCGTGTTCCCCGGGCAGTTCCCCAAGGTTGGCAGCTACGAGCCACATGATGAACGCCTGGTATTTAATCCTGCTACCGGAGCATCTGTAACAGTTTCGGAAAAAGTATTGACGGGATCGTACGGAGCCGGTGGGAGGGGAAGACTCTCCTTCGGCTGGAACATTAATCAGTATATCGCCGTTGAAGGAACATTTAACTATTACCGTAGCAAGAAAAATCTGATGACACGTGAAGAGACTACAGTGATCAACACCAGCACAACTGTTGGAAAGGTAGAGTCACATGGGTATGTTGATGCGATTGATTTTGCTCCAGGTGTAGTCATGAGCCCAGGATTGAAAAAGGTCAACCCGTATGTTCGTTTCGGCCTGGTTGTTCCTTTATGGGGGCGCCTGAACATAGAAACGGATGCAAGTCGCAGTGGAACAGCTGCTGTCGGCGGCCAAACGGTAAGGACACAACTGAACGTACACCGAAATGAAAAAGTGAAACCGAATGTTACATTAGGGTTCCAGGGAGCGCTGGGTGTTGCCTTCCCGGTTGCTAATAAGCTGGACATTATTGTTGAAGCAGAGTATCGCAATATTCCGGTACGTAGCAAGGAAAAAGAAGTTACAGTCTATGACGAAACGGTAGCATTGATCAATCCGGCAAATGGAGCCGTGATCTCTACACAGCATCGTGGAGTCGATGATCTGTCTACGGCTGAACGCCACACCAAGTATGTGACTACGCTTGATCAGAGCTCTAATACCCCGGTTGGTCAGCAAGGTGCGGAAGTAAGTTATAAAGACGACAGCAAGCCTGCAAATGAACTGAAATCCTACATTAATATTGGCGGTCTTGGTGGGAATGTTGGTCTCCGCTGGCGTTTTTAG
- a CDS encoding NADPH-dependent FMN reductase: MAFRILGISGSLRTSSSNTALLRACANIAPKGVEISLYEGLDKLPYFSPELDTPASVASATVKHLRQQVRGADAVIFSTPEYAFGMPGVLKNALDWLVSSADLMHKPTGVISASPLATGGEKAHASLLQTLTVMTAAIKKEYKLIIPLIRTKIDAEGQLIDPLLERSLATLITDLAATKNASGDQHSHQDRQY; this comes from the coding sequence ATGGCATTTAGAATTCTGGGTATATCCGGTAGTTTACGGACATCTTCTTCAAATACTGCGTTACTGAGGGCTTGCGCGAACATTGCGCCGAAAGGTGTGGAAATTTCACTTTATGAGGGGCTGGATAAATTACCATATTTCAGTCCGGAACTTGATACACCAGCATCAGTAGCTTCTGCGACTGTAAAGCATCTCAGGCAACAGGTGCGGGGTGCAGATGCTGTAATATTCAGTACGCCCGAATATGCTTTTGGCATGCCAGGCGTACTGAAGAATGCATTGGATTGGCTGGTATCTTCTGCTGACTTGATGCATAAACCGACAGGAGTGATCAGCGCTTCCCCACTTGCTACGGGCGGTGAAAAAGCACATGCTTCGCTTTTACAGACACTGACTGTCATGACAGCGGCTATCAAAAAGGAATATAAACTGATCATACCACTGATACGCACTAAAATAGACGCCGAAGGACAGCTGATAGATCCATTGCTGGAAAGGTCTTTAGCTACACTGATAACGGACCTTGCAGCGACTAAAAACGCCAGCGGAGACCAACATTCCCACCAAGACCGCCAATATTAA
- a CDS encoding BamA/TamA family outer membrane protein — protein MQRTIIFTTILLALGQRLAAQTTLQDTVKQQEKDTAVFHKRSFFPLPAAAYSQEKGLEVGVVMLYSFYTSKDPVLRNSTINLIPSITTEKQFKIDLKTDIWTDANNWHFKSNLRYHDFPINFYGLGDTTRKAGATLLDNRRYKVQLEAEKRIGGHFYAGLSLLFQHDTYKAAEDKGVYPEMSLIDKDGGYATFIGATGIYDNRDNQNYTHKGSWMRLNVAFAPAFLSKRALWKFDGQVRHFIPISARSTVGLNGLFNSLQGSTLPFYLLPEMGNDLMMRGYYTGRYRDQNYLAGQVEYRYFLEPRIPVNIWFLHMEPKFALAAFGGSGAVFNNRDIAMSHFKPTYGLGVRWFYDEGAKLTIRIDYAWGEKRRGEDRQSGLYLSLAEAF, from the coding sequence ATGCAAAGAACTATAATTTTTACGACGATATTACTGGCCCTGGGCCAGCGACTGGCAGCACAAACGACATTGCAGGATACAGTAAAGCAACAGGAGAAGGATACAGCTGTCTTCCATAAGCGTAGCTTCTTTCCACTGCCCGCGGCGGCATATTCTCAGGAAAAGGGTCTGGAAGTGGGAGTAGTAATGCTCTATTCCTTTTATACTTCAAAAGATCCTGTGCTACGTAATTCCACGATCAACCTCATTCCTTCAATCACTACAGAGAAGCAATTCAAAATAGACCTGAAGACCGACATCTGGACTGATGCGAACAACTGGCATTTTAAAAGTAACCTGCGGTACCATGATTTCCCCATTAATTTCTATGGTCTCGGCGATACGACCCGTAAGGCAGGAGCAACATTGCTGGACAACAGACGCTATAAAGTGCAGCTTGAAGCAGAAAAGCGTATAGGTGGGCATTTCTATGCAGGACTGTCTTTACTGTTCCAGCATGATACTTATAAAGCAGCGGAAGACAAAGGAGTATATCCTGAAATGTCCTTGATTGATAAGGACGGAGGGTACGCGACTTTCATTGGAGCGACAGGTATCTATGATAACAGAGATAACCAGAACTATACACATAAAGGTAGCTGGATGAGATTGAATGTAGCGTTCGCACCAGCGTTTCTGAGCAAACGAGCCCTGTGGAAATTTGATGGACAGGTGCGTCATTTTATTCCCATTTCCGCCAGAAGTACAGTTGGATTAAATGGTCTGTTTAATTCACTGCAGGGTAGTACGCTTCCATTTTATCTCCTGCCTGAAATGGGCAATGACCTGATGATGCGTGGTTATTATACAGGTCGTTATCGCGATCAGAACTATCTCGCAGGCCAGGTTGAATACCGTTATTTCCTTGAACCCAGGATACCGGTCAATATCTGGTTTCTTCATATGGAGCCGAAGTTTGCCTTGGCGGCGTTTGGTGGCTCCGGAGCAGTATTTAATAATCGCGATATAGCTATGTCGCATTTCAAGCCCACTTATGGATTAGGCGTACGCTGGTTCTATGATGAAGGTGCTAAACTTACGATTCGTATTGACTACGCATGGGGAGAAAAACGTCGCGGTGAGGACCGCCAGTCTGGTTTGTACCTTTCTCTCGCAGAAGCCTTTTAA
- a CDS encoding tetratricopeptide repeat-containing sensor histidine kinase: MTNQVFAQTSQLTRHPARDTVLVRLLNQEARKYFPKDASRTEQFARAALALSDSLRFKPGIMWATRNLALAENIRGNLDKQLDLTISALKLAEEFNDMHALGILNTDIGNILVEQDQPRQALRYQKKALLIKQSLKQPGEISRTLNSIGSSYIRLNILDSALYFMLESEKIKLSLNDHPGLAVTYENIGLIYLQQKKYAEALPYFAISKQYYKEADNINGVVKANLNIGLAHTMLHHFEDAAEHLAQAAFINTSQKNAKNTLVYHRNMAMLDSARGNYIDALAHFKQFSRMNEEVFSLEKAKFIANTKEKYESEKKQHENRLLRKEQQLHLATIRQQRILVIFCSMLLLGLFIITAVLYLMYRRQQDLYQQLNHRNTQVQQQNMIIMEQNIALANGNQVKDKIFSVISHDLRSPLAILEGLLFLLRDDKMPEEQFRIFSHELWRDVKNTAYMMDNLLQWASSQMKGIHVMPDDFDLSTILKNEFELLQSLARQKEITLTHQLQRPVMVYADAEMIRLVLRNLISNAIKFTPAHGTVSVDYLLQPDKVEIIVQDTGIGIAVVDQQKVFSNIYYSTSGTQNEKGCGLGLPLSKDFIERNRGSIWFQSTAGKGTSFHFTLPLSNEEETVNRGYTIIVKDGKEYNERMISSN, from the coding sequence TTGACCAATCAGGTCTTTGCTCAAACCAGCCAGCTGACGCGACATCCTGCCCGTGACACAGTACTGGTACGGTTACTCAATCAGGAAGCCAGGAAGTATTTTCCTAAAGATGCGTCCAGAACAGAACAATTCGCCCGCGCAGCGCTGGCGTTAAGCGATAGCCTTCGTTTTAAACCGGGTATTATGTGGGCTACCCGCAACCTGGCCCTGGCGGAAAATATCCGTGGAAATCTTGACAAACAACTTGACCTCACGATCAGTGCACTCAAGCTCGCTGAGGAGTTCAATGATATGCATGCGCTGGGTATCCTTAATACGGATATCGGCAATATCCTCGTAGAACAGGATCAGCCTAGACAGGCCCTACGTTATCAGAAGAAGGCACTTCTTATTAAACAATCGCTGAAACAGCCGGGCGAAATCTCCAGAACGCTTAACAGTATCGGCAGCAGTTATATACGCCTGAACATCCTTGATTCAGCCTTGTATTTCATGCTGGAATCGGAGAAAATAAAGCTGTCTCTTAACGATCATCCAGGGCTCGCTGTTACCTATGAAAACATAGGTCTGATATACCTGCAGCAAAAAAAATATGCTGAAGCCCTACCCTACTTCGCTATCTCAAAACAATACTATAAAGAAGCCGACAATATTAATGGTGTCGTAAAAGCAAACCTTAACATTGGTCTTGCGCATACAATGCTACATCATTTCGAAGATGCAGCGGAGCATCTTGCCCAGGCAGCCTTCATCAATACCTCTCAGAAAAACGCCAAAAATACCCTGGTATATCATAGAAACATGGCAATGCTGGACTCTGCCAGGGGCAATTATATCGACGCACTTGCCCATTTCAAGCAGTTCAGTCGCATGAATGAAGAAGTGTTCAGCCTGGAAAAAGCTAAGTTCATTGCTAATACCAAGGAAAAATATGAATCCGAGAAGAAGCAGCATGAGAACAGATTACTCAGGAAAGAACAGCAACTGCACCTGGCTACGATCCGCCAGCAACGTATCCTGGTAATATTCTGCAGCATGTTGCTACTGGGATTATTTATCATCACCGCAGTGCTGTATCTCATGTACAGGCGCCAGCAGGACCTTTACCAGCAACTGAACCACAGGAATACCCAGGTGCAGCAGCAAAACATGATAATCATGGAACAGAATATTGCTCTTGCAAACGGGAACCAGGTCAAGGATAAAATATTCTCCGTGATCTCGCATGACCTACGCTCTCCTTTAGCCATACTGGAAGGTCTGTTATTTCTGCTCAGGGATGATAAAATGCCGGAAGAACAATTCAGGATCTTCTCTCATGAACTCTGGCGTGATGTAAAGAATACCGCCTACATGATGGATAATCTCCTCCAGTGGGCTAGTAGTCAGATGAAAGGAATTCATGTAATGCCTGATGATTTTGATCTCAGTACCATATTGAAGAATGAATTTGAACTACTGCAATCACTCGCACGCCAAAAGGAAATAACACTGACGCATCAACTGCAACGGCCTGTCATGGTATATGCGGATGCGGAAATGATCCGCCTCGTATTGAGGAATCTGATCAGCAACGCTATAAAATTCACACCGGCTCATGGGACAGTCAGTGTTGACTATCTCCTGCAACCGGATAAAGTAGAGATCATCGTACAGGATACTGGAATAGGGATTGCCGTCGTGGATCAGCAAAAAGTTTTCTCCAATATTTACTACTCTACCAGCGGAACCCAGAATGAAAAAGGATGTGGACTTGGATTACCCCTGTCTAAAGACTTCATTGAACGTAACAGAGGCAGTATATGGTTCCAGAGCACCGCTGGAAAGGGTACCAGCTTTCATTTCACACTCCCGCTTTCCAATGAAGAAGAAACTGTCAACAGAGGCTATACTATCATCGTAAAAGACGGGAAGGAATATAATGAGCGTATGATCAGCAGTAACTAA